GATGCTGTCGGTGCTTCTACTCGTGGCATCCGCCGGTGGAGCAATCTTTCCGTCGGACCTATCCTTGCGGCCCGCCGCAAAACGCACCGACAACGGGGCTTAGAATGCTCCCAAAACTGGGAGGCTGTGCCGATGCAAAAAAATAAAGGTCTTCGCCAGAAGTTGTGGTTGAAATAGGTCAGAATTGGCAAGGATAGAAAAGCACTGTCATGGGCAAGTTTGCGAGTTGAGTGATGCGCGCACGCTGAGCGCAACGACCTTACGGTAGTTTTTCGCGAACTCGCCCGCCGCCGACGAATCGGTTGCCAGGCACGCTCGGCCAGCAGAAAGGGGTTCGTTCTCGCCACGAGTGGTAGATATCCGAAGCTCGAAGGTTCCACACTGTCTCATCCGCCTTCGACCGCTGGATTCGCAAGACGGTCGATGCAGGGGACGACGGCATCGACCGCACGCTGGCGAACGTCTACGACGGCGACCAAATCGTGTTGCAGTTTGCCGATGACGATGCCGCCGACTTGGCGGCCGGCGACTTGACGCATCGCGATCTGTGGGGACCGGCGGTGGACGAGTTGCTGGCCGACGAGGCGGTTAGCTCGCTGGGTTCGGCGGGCACGGTCTCTTGGCCTCTCGGGGATCACTTAGGCACCGTCCGCGACATCGTGCAAGACGCCAGCGGCAGCGCCACGGTGGTCGATCACAACACTTACGACAGCTTCGGCAACAAACTCAGCCAAAGCAGTGCCGCAAGCGACATCGTCTTCGGCTTCACCGGTCGGGCGT
The genomic region above belongs to Pirellulales bacterium and contains:
- a CDS encoding RHS repeat-associated core domain-containing protein, with the protein product MLQFADDDAADLAAGDLTHRDLWGPAVDELLADEAVSSLGSAGTVSWPLGDHLGTVRDIVQDASGSATVVDHNTYDSFGNKLSQSSAASDIVFGFTGRAFDTDTGLQNNHHRWLQNGRWLSEDPIKDGVNWYAYGSNSP